The following are encoded together in the Triticum dicoccoides isolate Atlit2015 ecotype Zavitan chromosome 6B, WEW_v2.0, whole genome shotgun sequence genome:
- the LOC119324635 gene encoding 60S ribosomal protein L6, mitochondrial-like: MEAKFFRFLKLVGVGFKARTEREGRELFLKLGYSHEVQFTAPPAVRVFCFKPNIICCTGIDKHRVHHFAGAVRCSKPPEVYKGKGILYIDEVIKLKPGKKQQKK, translated from the coding sequence ATGGAAGCCAAGTTCTTTCGGTTTCTGAAGCTTGTTGGAGTTGGCTTCAAAGCAAGGACCGAGCGTGAAGGCCGCGAGTTGTTTCTGAAACTGGGCTACAGTCATGAGGTGCAGTTCACCGCTCCACCTGCCGTCCGCGTCTTCTGCTTCAAACCCAACATAATATGCTGTACTGGCATTGACAAGCATAGAGTGCACCATTTTGCTGGAGCTGTCCGATGCAGCAAACCTCCAGAAGTGTACAAGGGGAAGGGCATACTGTACATCGACGAGGTCATAAAGCTGAAACCGGggaagaagcagcagaagaagtAA